The Engystomops pustulosus chromosome 1, aEngPut4.maternal, whole genome shotgun sequence genome has a window encoding:
- the LOC140078495 gene encoding cytosolic beta-glucosidase-like isoform X1: MERLTFPESFAWGASTAAYQIEGGWDADGKGLNVWDTFTHQGGDRVYKNQTGDVACGSYTLWEEDLKCIKQLGLTHYRFSLSWSRLLPDGTTGFINQKGVDYYNKLINSLLAMNVTPLVTLYHFDMPQAIEDQGGWNSEKTVEFFEQYAKFCYSTFGDRVKMWITINEPHIVAQLSYEQGLFAPGKSEPGYGAYQSAHNMIKGHAKAWHAYNTHFKEKQKGYVSIALDSDWAEPLDPSSSDDKEACKRYLDFRLHWFANPIFIDGDYPSGMKIKISEKSIEEGLTTSRLPEFTDEEKTMIKGTADFFCLNYYTTRNVKPLSNQSGPSFKSDLEAEGVKDPEWPISGIEWLAVVPWGLRRLLAYIKEQFGDPDIYITENGFAQSDPPLLQDTHRWGYFQETLAEVWKAIRQDGVKVKGYFAWSLLDNFEWTSGYGARFGLFHVDFNQPNLPRTPYFSAFEYAKVVKGNELIYK, encoded by the exons GAGGATGGGATGCAGATGGGAAAGGCCTCAATGTCTGGGATACGTTCACTCATCAGGGAGGAGATCGAGTTTATAAGAACCAGACTGGAGATGTAGCTTGTGGCAGCTACACACTGTGGGAAGAAGATTTGAAATGCATCAAACAGCTTGGATTGACTCATTACCGCTTCTCTCTTTCCTGGTCACGTCTGTTACCTGATGGGACGACAGGTTTTATCAACCAGAAAG GGGTTGACTATTACAATAAGTTGATCAATAGTCTTCTAGCAATGAATGTAACTCCGCTGGTGACACTCTACCACTTTGATATGCCTCAAGCCATAGAAGATCAGGGTGGCTGGAACTCGGAGAAGACAGTTGAATTTTTCGAACAATATGCAAAGTTTTGCTACTCTACCTTTGGGGACAGAGTTAAAATGTGGATAACCATAAATGAGCCACATATTGTTGCCCAGCTTAGCTATGAGCAAGGTCTATTTGCTCCAGGAAAAAGTGAGCCAGGCTATGGAGCATATCAGTCTGCCCACAACATGATAAAAGGCCATGCCAAAGCGTGGCATGCCTACAACACCCATTTCAAAGAAAAGCAAAAAGGTTATGTCTCCATAGCTCTGGATTCCGATTGGGCAGAGCCTTTGGATCCCAGTTCCAGTGACGATAAAGAAGCATGCAAGAGATATTTAGATTTCCGTCTCCATTGGTTTGCTAACCCTATCTTCATTGATGGGGATTATCCTTCAGGGATGAAAATTAAGATCTCCGAAAAGAGTATAGAGGAAGGATTGACAACATCTAGACTGCCAGAGTTCACGGATGAAGAAAAAACCATGATAAAAGGCACAGCTGATTTCTTCTGCCTCAACTATTATACTACTCGAAATGTGAAACCTCTTAGTAACCAGAGTGGGCCAAGTTTTAAATCTGACTTGGAAGCAGAAGGAGTAAAGGATCCAGAATGGCCTATATCTGGTATTGAATGGCTAGCTGTGGTGCCTTGGGGTCTACGACGACTTCTGGCTTATATAAAG gagcagtttggtgatccaGACATCTACATCACTGAGAATGGATTTGCTCAGAGTGATCCTCCGCTTCTCCAGGACACACACAGATGGGGGTATTTTCAAGAAACATTGGCAGAAGTCTGGAAAG CTATCAGGCAAGATGGGGTGAAGGTGAAAGGTTATTTTGCTTGGTCCCTACTTGACAACTTTGAGTGGACTTCTGGCTACGGCGCTCGCTTTGGCTTGTTCCATGTGGATTTTAACCAACCGAATCTTCCAAGAACACCGTACTTTTCAGCTTTTGAGTATGCCAAAGTAGTTAAAGGAAATGAATTGATTTATAAGTAG
- the LOC140078495 gene encoding cytosolic beta-glucosidase-like isoform X2 has protein sequence MERLTFPESFAWGASTAAYQIEGVDYYNKLINSLLAMNVTPLVTLYHFDMPQAIEDQGGWNSEKTVEFFEQYAKFCYSTFGDRVKMWITINEPHIVAQLSYEQGLFAPGKSEPGYGAYQSAHNMIKGHAKAWHAYNTHFKEKQKGYVSIALDSDWAEPLDPSSSDDKEACKRYLDFRLHWFANPIFIDGDYPSGMKIKISEKSIEEGLTTSRLPEFTDEEKTMIKGTADFFCLNYYTTRNVKPLSNQSGPSFKSDLEAEGVKDPEWPISGIEWLAVVPWGLRRLLAYIKEQFGDPDIYITENGFAQSDPPLLQDTHRWGYFQETLAEVWKAIRQDGVKVKGYFAWSLLDNFEWTSGYGARFGLFHVDFNQPNLPRTPYFSAFEYAKVVKGNELIYK, from the exons GGGTTGACTATTACAATAAGTTGATCAATAGTCTTCTAGCAATGAATGTAACTCCGCTGGTGACACTCTACCACTTTGATATGCCTCAAGCCATAGAAGATCAGGGTGGCTGGAACTCGGAGAAGACAGTTGAATTTTTCGAACAATATGCAAAGTTTTGCTACTCTACCTTTGGGGACAGAGTTAAAATGTGGATAACCATAAATGAGCCACATATTGTTGCCCAGCTTAGCTATGAGCAAGGTCTATTTGCTCCAGGAAAAAGTGAGCCAGGCTATGGAGCATATCAGTCTGCCCACAACATGATAAAAGGCCATGCCAAAGCGTGGCATGCCTACAACACCCATTTCAAAGAAAAGCAAAAAGGTTATGTCTCCATAGCTCTGGATTCCGATTGGGCAGAGCCTTTGGATCCCAGTTCCAGTGACGATAAAGAAGCATGCAAGAGATATTTAGATTTCCGTCTCCATTGGTTTGCTAACCCTATCTTCATTGATGGGGATTATCCTTCAGGGATGAAAATTAAGATCTCCGAAAAGAGTATAGAGGAAGGATTGACAACATCTAGACTGCCAGAGTTCACGGATGAAGAAAAAACCATGATAAAAGGCACAGCTGATTTCTTCTGCCTCAACTATTATACTACTCGAAATGTGAAACCTCTTAGTAACCAGAGTGGGCCAAGTTTTAAATCTGACTTGGAAGCAGAAGGAGTAAAGGATCCAGAATGGCCTATATCTGGTATTGAATGGCTAGCTGTGGTGCCTTGGGGTCTACGACGACTTCTGGCTTATATAAAG gagcagtttggtgatccaGACATCTACATCACTGAGAATGGATTTGCTCAGAGTGATCCTCCGCTTCTCCAGGACACACACAGATGGGGGTATTTTCAAGAAACATTGGCAGAAGTCTGGAAAG CTATCAGGCAAGATGGGGTGAAGGTGAAAGGTTATTTTGCTTGGTCCCTACTTGACAACTTTGAGTGGACTTCTGGCTACGGCGCTCGCTTTGGCTTGTTCCATGTGGATTTTAACCAACCGAATCTTCCAAGAACACCGTACTTTTCAGCTTTTGAGTATGCCAAAGTAGTTAAAGGAAATGAATTGATTTATAAGTAG